One Burkholderia cepacia genomic window carries:
- a CDS encoding ABC transporter ATP-binding protein: MIEIERAGKRFGDVVAVDDVSLTMQRGTITALVGASGSGKSTLLRMINRLIAPTSGTIRIDGVDTATVAPEQLRRGIGYAIQGHGLFPHWSVARNIATVPRLLGWPAARIDARVNELLDLFHLAPAEFADKLPHELSGGQQQRVGVARALAAEPAMLLMDEPFGALDPIIRGKAQDDLFALQRRLGITVVIVTHDIEEALKLGDTIAVMDGGRLLQVAPPAEILGKPAAGVVEQLVAGVDRPLRLLALTPIGDVAEPGVANGPPIDATRTLRDAVSELLWRGVDALPVADDDGNPSPHAAGAGLGARRITLDAIRAHARQPA; encoded by the coding sequence ATGATCGAGATCGAACGTGCGGGCAAACGCTTCGGCGATGTCGTCGCCGTCGACGACGTCTCGCTGACGATGCAGCGCGGCACGATCACCGCGCTCGTCGGTGCATCGGGCAGCGGCAAGTCGACGCTGCTGCGCATGATCAACCGGCTGATCGCGCCCACCAGCGGCACGATCCGCATCGACGGCGTCGATACGGCGACCGTCGCGCCCGAACAGCTTCGGCGCGGCATCGGCTACGCGATCCAGGGGCATGGGCTGTTTCCGCACTGGAGCGTCGCGCGCAACATCGCGACCGTGCCGCGCCTGCTCGGCTGGCCGGCCGCGCGCATCGACGCGCGCGTGAACGAGCTGCTCGACCTGTTCCATCTCGCGCCGGCCGAGTTCGCGGACAAGCTGCCGCACGAACTGTCGGGAGGCCAGCAGCAGCGTGTCGGCGTCGCGCGCGCGCTCGCGGCCGAGCCCGCGATGCTGCTGATGGACGAGCCGTTCGGCGCGCTCGATCCGATCATCCGCGGCAAGGCGCAGGACGACCTGTTCGCGCTGCAGCGCCGCCTCGGCATCACGGTCGTGATCGTCACGCACGATATCGAGGAAGCGCTGAAGCTCGGCGACACGATCGCGGTGATGGACGGCGGGCGGCTGCTGCAGGTCGCGCCGCCGGCCGAGATTCTCGGCAAGCCGGCGGCCGGCGTCGTCGAGCAGCTCGTCGCGGGCGTCGACCGGCCGCTGCGCCTGCTCGCGCTGACGCCGATCGGCGACGTGGCCGAGCCCGGCGTCGCAAACGGTCCGCCGATCGACGCGACGCGCACGCTGCGCGATGCGGTGTCGGAACTGCTGTGGCGCGGGGTCGATGCGCTGCCGGTCGCGGACGACGACGGGAACCCGTCCCCGCACGCGGCCGGTGCCGGCCTCGGCGCGCGCCGTATCACGCTCGATGCGATCCGCGCGCACGCCAGGCAGCCCGCATGA